One genomic region from Candidatus Bathyarchaeia archaeon encodes:
- a CDS encoding MBL fold metallo-hydrolase has product MIIQMFTVGRLFTNCYILACQESKEAIIIDPGFDNTSEAEKIFKFIEENALKLKFVVNTHGHPDHICGNGIIKRKFQTPILVHEKDAFMLGTLGKVIAKFFGFNSSSPSADTILKDGDHVKFGEIVLEVMHTPGHSPGSISLIGENEVFTGDTLFAGSIGRTDLPQSSESDMKESLKKLASLPDDFKVYPGHGPTTTIGKEKRNNPFLLMKW; this is encoded by the coding sequence ATGATAATCCAAATGTTCACTGTTGGCAGGCTCTTCACAAACTGTTACATTTTGGCATGCCAAGAATCCAAAGAAGCCATAATCATCGACCCGGGATTTGATAACACATCTGAAGCCGAGAAAATATTCAAGTTTATCGAGGAAAACGCCTTAAAGCTAAAATTTGTTGTGAATACTCACGGTCACCCAGACCACATATGCGGGAACGGAATAATTAAAAGAAAGTTTCAAACACCCATTTTGGTTCATGAGAAGGACGCCTTCATGCTTGGAACCCTTGGCAAGGTAATCGCAAAATTCTTCGGCTTTAACAGTTCTTCGCCATCAGCAGACACAATCCTGAAAGACGGAGATCACGTGAAGTTCGGCGAAATAGTCCTAGAAGTTATGCACACGCCTGGGCACAGTCCCGGAAGCATATCCCTAATAGGCGAAAATGAAGTGTTCACTGGTGACACCTTATTTGCCGGCTCCATTGGAAGGACAGACCTCCCACAAAGCTCAGAATCAGACATGAAAGAATCATTAAAGAAGTTGGCAAGCCTACCTGACGATTTTAAGGTTTATCCGGGGCATGGTCCAACAACAACGATTGGGAAGGAAAAGCGGAATAACCCATTCCTCCTCATGAAGTGGTGA
- the cofE gene encoding coenzyme F420-0:L-glutamate ligase has product MKEFKAIALEGFPLIKPGDNIAKIIVETVEENGLEIEDGDIIVIAQKIFSKAEGRIVNLKEVFPSEKARKIARKTGKSPKFVELVLRETKEVIKASSEILLVEDARDIVCINAGIDKSNIEGESNFALLPEDPDASAEKCRKEIKKLTGKNVAVIICDTYSRPFRRGQVNFAIGLAGIKPFKDYRGKRDLYGYMLKVKNVAVVDEIAAAAELLMGQGEEATPVVIFKGLRGFVEFCEKSSAKELKIGKDEDLFRGAL; this is encoded by the coding sequence TTGAAGGAGTTTAAGGCTATAGCCCTTGAAGGCTTCCCCCTAATAAAACCCGGAGACAACATAGCTAAGATAATTGTTGAAACTGTGGAGGAAAATGGCTTAGAAATTGAGGATGGAGACATAATCGTTATTGCTCAAAAAATTTTTTCGAAGGCTGAGGGAAGAATAGTTAACCTCAAAGAAGTTTTCCCGTCCGAAAAGGCCAGGAAAATCGCCAGAAAAACGGGCAAAAGCCCGAAGTTTGTGGAGCTTGTTCTAAGGGAAACAAAGGAGGTCATAAAGGCCTCCAGCGAAATATTACTTGTTGAAGATGCCAGAGATATAGTTTGCATAAATGCTGGAATAGACAAGTCAAACATTGAAGGCGAAAGCAACTTTGCACTTCTCCCCGAAGACCCAGATGCTTCAGCGGAAAAATGTCGAAAAGAAATAAAAAAGTTGACTGGGAAAAATGTGGCGGTAATAATATGTGATACTTATAGCCGACCTTTCAGGCGTGGACAAGTAAACTTTGCCATAGGCTTGGCTGGAATAAAACCCTTCAAAGACTATAGGGGTAAAAGGGACCTCTACGGTTACATGTTGAAAGTTAAGAATGTAGCCGTTGTCGATGAAATCGCCGCCGCAGCGGAACTTCTCATGGGACAGGGCGAGGAAGCAACGCCTGTGGTGATTTTTAAGGGATTAAGGGGCTTTGTGGAATTCTGCGAAAAATCAAGCGCAAAGGAGCTGAAAATAGGGAAGGACGAGGACCTGTTTAGAGGGGCTTTGTAA
- a CDS encoding right-handed parallel beta-helix repeat-containing protein, with the protein MENRSKILALIFSIILSLAVFPLDGLLPTAKATYFEGVISIDTVWTLVDSPFILTGNVTVNKNVTLIIEPGVEVKFGGKFSIIVNGRLVAKGTQEFDRLIKITSNKETPKPGDWGTLYFNGTGQPPSLLENCIIEYGTSGTTIADGELTILSSVLRLNSENGVLALNGSATIGHNNLIYNNTASGINVSGGNVIVRASNVTLNGEGITLTGNLTTSNINITQNIITNNTYGIKLDMKGHNRESFVIEKNKVHSNDYGFYVSANNTFITRNYIYNNSRAGIFYGQGTHEAHFNDIYNNTYGIEVADATVNATYNYWGHWSGPYHVSLNPRGKGNPVKGDAANTRFIFFLSASIDHENHPPTAVLWTDKLTAALGQNVTFVGTNSFDVDEHGRVDYYLYDFGDGITSRWTTLSIFFHSYNSTGEYNATLQVRDDFNVTSNVTSTIIRVVNLPPLEVKLTLSSYIVDYNGTVSARVYVTHGTHPVDLANVTLFAVGRGFFISLTNSTDPSGYSTITFVAPNVKDVTELRVIARASMDGYADGSDYKYLRVLPPLNVALKPNREKLFSEESIMVAVNVTDAYKEPLADVHLQLFMNDLLVDEGLTDINGTAIFEFTAPLVYGHSTLTIRVEAFKDMYAKGFDTCVVELLPRELDVVIYRGAEAILSEESTQISVLVYWESEPVPDANVSLSANYGSFDQASVMTDSSGMATFTFTAPKTTVNITADIIATATKDGYVSGANWTAIRIMPKVLVVHVTADRNVTVSEEEINVFVHVEYDGAPISNASVTLSFNVSGLSPLTAFTNDDGNVTFTFNMTAIPHNMVIAITATASKDGYAENHDMLLLTAKPGNLTVIVYTVPSVVKPGEFSRVVVYVKCGNRPVADANVTITATIEGFTPMASFTDVNGYCELAILAPKTTRTLNVSITVDVAKVGYNSVRLPNCAFFNVVPEAGGIPWLTILLVLIPVLLVVVIVVLVKLGVIQVSFGEEEEGSVS; encoded by the coding sequence ATGGAAAATAGAAGCAAAATCTTAGCCTTAATCTTCTCCATAATCCTTAGTTTGGCGGTTTTCCCGCTTGACGGTTTGCTCCCAACAGCGAAGGCAACCTACTTTGAAGGAGTAATCTCAATTGATACTGTTTGGACCCTTGTTGACAGCCCCTTCATCCTAACTGGAAATGTTACCGTCAACAAAAATGTAACGCTAATCATCGAGCCTGGAGTTGAAGTAAAGTTTGGCGGAAAATTCTCCATAATTGTTAACGGTAGACTTGTTGCAAAAGGAACACAGGAATTTGATAGACTAATAAAAATCACATCCAACAAAGAGACACCTAAACCCGGGGACTGGGGAACTCTCTATTTTAATGGAACAGGCCAGCCTCCTTCGCTGTTGGAAAACTGCATAATAGAGTATGGAACAAGTGGAACAACCATAGCTGACGGAGAACTAACCATCCTAAGCAGCGTTCTACGCTTAAACTCTGAAAATGGAGTTCTGGCATTAAATGGCTCAGCAACTATTGGACATAACAACTTGATATATAACAATACTGCAAGCGGCATAAACGTATCAGGAGGCAATGTAATAGTTAGGGCTAGTAATGTAACACTTAACGGAGAAGGCATAACCTTAACCGGAAACCTAACAACATCCAACATTAACATAACACAAAACATCATAACCAACAATACATACGGAATAAAATTGGACATGAAAGGACACAACAGAGAAAGTTTCGTTATCGAAAAGAACAAAGTACACTCCAACGATTACGGTTTTTATGTTTCAGCAAACAACACATTCATAACAAGGAACTACATTTACAACAACAGCAGGGCCGGAATCTTCTATGGACAAGGAACCCACGAGGCCCACTTCAACGACATTTACAATAATACCTATGGTATAGAGGTTGCTGACGCCACTGTAAACGCAACATATAACTATTGGGGTCATTGGAGTGGACCTTACCATGTATCACTTAATCCGCGTGGCAAAGGCAACCCTGTAAAAGGTGATGCAGCTAACACGCGCTTCATATTCTTCTTGTCAGCCTCAATAGACCATGAGAATCACCCGCCGACAGCTGTTCTTTGGACAGATAAATTAACTGCGGCGCTTGGGCAAAATGTTACATTTGTCGGCACCAACTCCTTTGACGTTGACGAGCATGGACGGGTTGACTACTACCTATACGACTTTGGAGATGGCATAACCAGCCGATGGACAACATTATCGATTTTCTTCCATTCATACAACTCGACTGGTGAGTATAACGCAACTTTGCAGGTCAGAGACGACTTTAACGTGACAAGCAATGTCACCTCAACAATTATAAGAGTTGTGAATCTTCCACCATTGGAAGTTAAATTAACTCTTAGCAGCTATATAGTTGACTACAACGGGACAGTTTCAGCAAGGGTCTATGTTACGCATGGCACCCACCCTGTTGATTTAGCCAATGTGACCCTTTTCGCTGTGGGTAGAGGCTTCTTCATAAGCCTCACCAACTCAACAGATCCCTCGGGATATTCCACAATAACCTTTGTTGCTCCAAACGTTAAAGATGTCACAGAACTAAGAGTTATAGCCAGAGCTTCAATGGATGGATATGCAGATGGTTCAGACTATAAATATTTAAGGGTTCTTCCGCCATTGAATGTTGCGTTAAAGCCTAACCGCGAGAAACTTTTCTCTGAAGAATCAATAATGGTGGCAGTGAATGTAACCGATGCTTACAAAGAGCCTCTTGCAGATGTCCACTTGCAGTTGTTTATGAACGATTTGCTTGTTGATGAAGGACTTACAGACATTAATGGAACAGCCATATTTGAGTTTACTGCACCTTTGGTTTATGGGCATTCAACACTAACAATACGAGTTGAAGCCTTCAAGGATATGTATGCAAAAGGCTTCGATACGTGTGTGGTTGAATTGCTACCTAGGGAACTTGATGTAGTAATTTATCGAGGAGCAGAAGCTATTCTATCGGAGGAATCTACACAGATATCTGTTCTTGTCTATTGGGAGAGTGAACCCGTCCCAGATGCCAATGTTTCCCTGTCCGCTAATTACGGAAGTTTTGATCAAGCGTCTGTCATGACCGATTCAAGTGGTATGGCAACATTCACTTTCACAGCGCCAAAAACAACTGTTAACATTACTGCGGATATAATTGCCACTGCAACAAAGGATGGATACGTTAGTGGTGCAAACTGGACTGCTATTAGGATTATGCCTAAAGTTCTGGTTGTTCATGTAACTGCCGACCGCAATGTTACGGTTTCCGAAGAGGAAATCAATGTGTTTGTTCACGTGGAGTATGACGGAGCTCCCATATCCAACGCCAGTGTAACGTTATCCTTTAACGTTTCAGGACTCTCGCCTTTAACCGCCTTCACAAACGATGATGGCAATGTAACATTTACCTTCAACATGACGGCTATTCCCCACAATATGGTGATTGCCATCACTGCAACAGCCAGCAAAGATGGCTATGCTGAAAACCATGACATGCTTTTGCTTACGGCAAAGCCCGGAAACCTAACAGTTATCGTTTATACGGTTCCATCCGTTGTTAAGCCTGGAGAATTCTCAAGAGTTGTCGTTTACGTTAAATGTGGTAATAGGCCTGTTGCTGATGCAAACGTCACCATAACAGCCACCATCGAGGGCTTCACTCCAATGGCTTCGTTCACAGATGTTAATGGTTATTGTGAATTGGCTATTCTTGCTCCCAAAACAACTAGGACCTTGAACGTTAGCATTACTGTGGATGTAGCCAAAGTAGGGTATAACAGTGTTCGCCTGCCGAACTGTGCCTTCTTTAATGTTGTTCCTGAGGCTGGAGGGATACCTTGGTTGACGATTTTGCTTGTGCTTATTCCAGTGTTGCTTGTAGTCGTCATTGTTGTATTGGTGAAGCTGGGGGTTATTCAGGTTTCGTTTGGTGAAGAAGAGGAAGGTAGCGTTTCGTAA
- a CDS encoding type II/IV secretion system ATPase subunit, producing the protein MTKLRLKEKLAKIKKIRIKVNIGKPKKVAIPPPPPKPIPKGFKVVERYPLYEPFAHVAIVQNPKTGEYKYILDELQLDPLERSVYNRILEILLAEIESPKEEILDPRKFFAEEAKKIVDKYRISLGWLPDVSWYKILYHAERDLVGFGRIDPLMRDPNIEDISCDGVNKPVYVWHRNYESIETNLEFENDEELDNMVVKLVHMAGKHVSSAFPIVDASLPGKHRLAVCYRREITPFGTAFTIRKFREDPYSIVDLINLGTFSEEMAAYFWLCLENRASIMVLGGTAAGKTTALNALACLIRPGSKIITIEETAELNLPHENWVSLIARQSYGLGGSSVGEVTLFDLVKTSMRHRPDVLIVGEVRGQEAYVLFQALATGHGGMCTMHAENLDSAIKRLTQKPMDIAPAYIPLMNIVLSVQRVHLQKSGERKAYRRVMNVNEIADYEDYRCTFKWHPVKDEHLPSLNKSIMLAGISERLGLSKKDLLEEIDRRKQILHWMRERNIRSYRDVAAIIAEYYARPKQFYEKVLAGEEVKAVAVSRNP; encoded by the coding sequence ATGACCAAACTACGCCTCAAAGAAAAACTCGCAAAAATCAAGAAAATAAGGATAAAAGTCAACATTGGAAAGCCCAAAAAAGTGGCTATCCCACCGCCTCCGCCAAAGCCGATCCCAAAAGGCTTCAAAGTTGTGGAGAGATACCCGCTCTACGAACCCTTCGCCCACGTAGCCATAGTTCAAAATCCAAAAACCGGCGAGTACAAGTACATTCTAGACGAGTTGCAGCTCGACCCATTGGAAAGGAGTGTTTACAACCGCATCCTTGAGATACTCCTCGCCGAAATAGAGTCTCCTAAAGAGGAAATATTAGACCCCAGAAAGTTCTTCGCCGAAGAAGCAAAAAAGATTGTTGACAAGTACCGCATAAGCCTAGGATGGCTTCCAGACGTTTCATGGTACAAGATTCTCTATCACGCCGAGAGAGACCTTGTAGGTTTTGGGAGAATCGACCCACTGATGCGGGACCCAAACATTGAGGATATTTCATGTGACGGTGTGAACAAGCCAGTATATGTTTGGCACAGAAACTACGAGAGCATTGAGACAAACCTGGAATTTGAAAACGACGAAGAACTTGACAACATGGTTGTTAAGCTTGTCCACATGGCTGGAAAACACGTAAGCTCAGCCTTCCCAATTGTAGATGCCTCACTTCCCGGGAAGCATAGGCTTGCAGTCTGTTATAGGCGTGAAATTACGCCCTTCGGCACAGCCTTCACAATTAGGAAGTTTAGGGAGGACCCCTACTCAATAGTAGACCTCATAAACCTCGGCACATTTTCCGAGGAGATGGCCGCCTACTTCTGGCTGTGCCTAGAAAACAGAGCCTCCATAATGGTTTTGGGAGGAACGGCAGCCGGGAAAACAACAGCCCTAAACGCTTTGGCATGCTTGATCAGACCTGGAAGCAAAATAATAACTATAGAGGAGACGGCGGAGCTTAACCTCCCCCACGAAAACTGGGTTTCCCTAATAGCCAGACAAAGCTATGGGCTTGGCGGAAGCAGCGTTGGCGAGGTAACCCTCTTCGACCTCGTTAAAACCTCTATGAGGCATCGTCCAGACGTGCTCATAGTGGGCGAGGTTAGGGGACAAGAAGCCTACGTGCTTTTCCAAGCGCTTGCCACTGGTCACGGCGGCATGTGCACAATGCACGCTGAAAACCTAGACTCTGCCATAAAACGTTTAACCCAGAAGCCAATGGACATTGCGCCAGCCTACATTCCACTGATGAACATTGTCTTGTCAGTGCAGAGGGTGCACTTGCAAAAGTCCGGCGAGAGGAAAGCCTACAGGCGTGTAATGAACGTTAACGAAATAGCAGACTACGAGGATTACCGATGCACTTTCAAGTGGCACCCAGTGAAGGATGAGCACTTGCCATCGCTGAACAAGAGCATAATGCTGGCTGGGATTTCAGAGCGTTTAGGCTTAAGCAAGAAGGACTTGCTGGAGGAAATTGATAGGCGCAAACAGATTCTGCACTGGATGCGGGAACGCAACATAAGAAGCTACAGAGACGTAGCCGCAATAATAGCTGAATACTATGCTCGTCCAAAACAGTTCTATGAGAAGGTTCTCGCCGGGGAGGAGGTGAAGGCTGTTGCCGTTTCTAGAAACCCTTGA
- a CDS encoding type II secretion system F family protein has product MPFLETLEAWSFRIFGRAAPFFLKHVVEFKDYLERAKIKIYPETYVSLMLFVSVLTIPVTIISIIVLYFFGFLPAIFLVPFPIYVMIGFFLIPLSKAGERAANLEREMPFVAAYISVMASGGIAPYTSFKRLTEVELMPAMRSEAREIIKDVEIFGIDPLTAIENAAKRNPLDIFKDFLAGYASTVIIGGDIGHFLERKAEDIFKTRAMRVKAAAERLGMLLETFIIVMVLMSMCFFILFAVESMPGVSGGGGGVSMQSGIILYTYIFTPMLSLVFIYLAHSMQPKTPVVDMRPYKVFGICSIFGIILLLLLTNFLGLIEVPFLSLIQKLVDLPTAIAIALFVMTAPAAIVYHKVSSYRASMEQGINSFLRDLTEVRKTGLSPEKCIESLSNRDYGVFSKELRKISSEISWGVPVRKVIMDFVKRTKSWLAQLVMFLLVETIDVGGGTIAMIESLARFNNLTQEVEKEKKMATRPYVMMPYFAAILLVATTIMMLNFATATQEVAGGSQAADMTGIKMIFTTSVIFHSYLIGIVAGKISEESIAAGFKHGAILVIIAALAAKLVPMFL; this is encoded by the coding sequence TTGCCGTTTCTAGAAACCCTTGAGGCATGGTCATTCCGCATTTTCGGAAGGGCAGCACCCTTCTTTCTAAAACATGTTGTTGAGTTCAAAGACTATTTGGAAAGGGCGAAAATCAAAATTTACCCTGAAACCTATGTTTCACTGATGCTTTTTGTATCGGTTCTAACAATACCGGTAACCATAATATCTATAATAGTATTGTACTTTTTCGGTTTTCTGCCAGCAATATTCCTCGTTCCATTTCCAATTTATGTGATGATAGGATTCTTCCTAATACCATTGTCAAAGGCTGGTGAGAGAGCTGCAAACTTGGAAAGAGAGATGCCCTTCGTAGCCGCCTACATCAGCGTTATGGCTTCCGGTGGCATAGCACCATACACGAGTTTTAAGCGGTTAACCGAAGTTGAGCTGATGCCAGCCATGCGGAGCGAAGCCAGAGAAATAATAAAGGACGTGGAAATCTTCGGAATAGACCCATTGACAGCGATTGAAAACGCGGCTAAGAGAAACCCCTTAGACATTTTTAAAGACTTTTTGGCTGGCTACGCCTCAACGGTCATAATAGGCGGGGACATTGGACACTTCCTTGAGAGAAAGGCTGAGGACATCTTCAAAACTAGGGCTATGCGTGTTAAGGCTGCTGCCGAAAGGCTTGGAATGCTCCTAGAAACCTTCATAATCGTCATGGTTCTAATGTCCATGTGCTTCTTCATTCTCTTCGCCGTGGAAAGCATGCCAGGCGTTAGTGGTGGAGGCGGAGGAGTTTCAATGCAGTCTGGCATAATCCTTTATACATACATATTCACGCCTATGCTTTCGCTGGTCTTCATTTATTTGGCGCACAGCATGCAGCCGAAAACACCAGTTGTTGACATGCGCCCCTACAAGGTTTTCGGAATATGCAGCATATTCGGTATAATATTGCTATTATTGCTGACCAACTTCTTAGGTCTTATAGAAGTTCCGTTTCTCAGCCTGATCCAAAAACTTGTAGACTTGCCGACGGCTATAGCAATAGCCCTCTTCGTTATGACAGCTCCTGCAGCCATAGTTTACCATAAGGTTAGCAGTTATAGGGCAAGCATGGAGCAGGGAATCAACAGCTTCCTGAGGGACTTGACAGAGGTTAGGAAGACTGGCTTGTCGCCGGAGAAATGCATAGAAAGCCTATCAAACCGTGATTATGGAGTTTTCAGCAAGGAACTGCGCAAAATAAGCTCGGAAATCTCATGGGGTGTCCCTGTTAGGAAGGTGATTATGGACTTTGTTAAGCGGACGAAAAGCTGGCTGGCTCAGCTTGTCATGTTCCTTCTTGTGGAAACAATAGACGTAGGTGGCGGAACCATAGCCATGATCGAATCCCTTGCAAGGTTCAACAACTTGACACAGGAGGTTGAGAAAGAGAAAAAGATGGCTACACGCCCCTATGTGATGATGCCCTACTTTGCCGCAATCCTTCTAGTGGCGACGACGATCATGATGCTGAACTTTGCCACTGCCACGCAGGAAGTTGCTGGAGGCAGTCAAGCCGCAGACATGACCGGCATAAAAATGATTTTCACCACGTCCGTGATTTTCCACAGCTATTTGATAGGCATTGTGGCTGGCAAAATAAGCGAGGAGTCTATAGCTGCTGGTTTTAAGCATGGCGCAATATTAGTGATAATCGCTGCTTTAGCTGCAAAGCTCGTGCCTATGTTCTTATAA
- a CDS encoding discoidin domain-containing protein: MRGAVKGQFSIIAAALLAIILISAVAVTYSIINFSLPKEQTNVSSSVYEINNSLKQMLEFAVGYYCSVLQVTGNSSFARSLARNYLSSGFEFIANSHPEFNPSIRISDMNFSVCWYETSSYSMGYIKASYDLLSLRLSNINYDTFCALRVEIIEVTNNTAKVNVTLDENRPYLGLTAENFLFYYYNNVTSSWMKQQASSAWFENNLYFLGIPPQVVGKKCFLLEVSDPRGIITISFYSTRRKPQITYVFDWNATGMQGIYTQLRNDKIVVEVLQNGTMLWLGQKLLDGYPIPQMPIKCLRVSANADPNHLEARQIPFQVEDWASNYKVPLGRSSGETLFSSRNMIVFLVDHNIKNVTIWWDGRDYAQQTPYATMRSFNDRIVSASGGGAVAILNNGLTQVNITYNSGSGTFYVQTATSRADFMQINGHSAKFYASPSFPIINGTVRDIIQQEAEWSGYNNWGFPNTYAQIVLTFPANATYYTYALRLIFVNASTCPENRVITNLTPIIISSDWKASLRILTENGTSSGTPIAAETYVGSFNFFNFSDGKWQHHWAQYNYTSSAGAGIMFNDFNNKNLYLFDNFIGQKTGTLTVTTTQSAQRTQWITPITVYSKCGESSGNVAANSIDGSTSTYWWHDSTCYHWIIYDLGEPMSISRVRIYQIDNDWGGTAGIEVYVSNDPQNWGSVVWTGRIEGDNRWVNSGQFQAQGRYLKLVSGSNSASQRLYEVQVEVQQKSTTIELSPIRLSQVSFSSPLDVTWFGAVVTIQSNTDFIYKNGVGLWVVAEHPPKVEVIA, from the coding sequence ATGCGTGGTGCTGTTAAAGGGCAGTTTTCAATAATTGCCGCCGCCTTGTTAGCCATAATTCTCATATCCGCCGTTGCCGTCACATACTCAATAATTAACTTTTCACTTCCTAAAGAGCAAACCAACGTTTCATCGTCAGTTTATGAGATTAACAATTCTTTGAAGCAGATGCTGGAGTTCGCAGTAGGCTATTACTGCTCTGTACTGCAGGTGACTGGCAACTCATCCTTTGCCCGAAGCCTAGCACGCAATTATTTAAGCAGTGGCTTCGAATTTATTGCAAACTCCCATCCGGAGTTTAACCCTTCCATTAGAATTTCCGACATGAACTTTTCAGTGTGCTGGTATGAAACCTCCAGCTACAGCATGGGCTATATTAAAGCATCCTACGACCTGTTAAGCCTACGCCTAAGCAACATAAACTATGACACCTTCTGTGCTTTAAGAGTTGAAATAATTGAAGTTACAAACAACACAGCTAAAGTTAACGTCACACTTGACGAAAACCGCCCATACCTTGGACTAACAGCAGAAAACTTCCTATTCTACTACTATAACAATGTAACTTCCAGCTGGATGAAGCAGCAAGCTTCAAGTGCTTGGTTTGAAAACAACCTATACTTTTTAGGTATACCACCCCAAGTGGTTGGCAAAAAATGTTTCCTACTGGAAGTTTCAGATCCTAGAGGGATAATCACCATCAGCTTTTATTCGACACGCAGAAAGCCCCAAATAACTTATGTTTTCGACTGGAACGCCACTGGAATGCAAGGTATCTACACTCAACTAAGAAACGATAAAATTGTTGTTGAAGTTCTCCAGAATGGGACAATGCTATGGCTTGGACAAAAACTTCTAGACGGATATCCCATCCCACAAATGCCAATTAAGTGCCTAAGAGTGAGTGCAAACGCAGACCCCAACCATCTGGAAGCCAGACAGATACCCTTCCAAGTTGAGGATTGGGCATCTAACTACAAAGTTCCCCTTGGCAGGAGCAGCGGTGAAACACTGTTTTCGAGCAGAAACATGATAGTCTTCCTAGTAGACCACAACATAAAAAATGTGACAATATGGTGGGATGGAAGAGACTATGCCCAACAAACACCCTACGCAACCATGAGAAGTTTTAATGACAGAATAGTAAGTGCTAGTGGTGGTGGAGCGGTAGCCATCTTAAATAACGGTTTAACTCAAGTGAACATAACCTACAACAGCGGTAGTGGAACTTTCTACGTTCAAACTGCTACAAGCAGAGCTGACTTCATGCAGATAAACGGGCATTCGGCGAAATTCTATGCTTCACCATCCTTCCCAATAATAAACGGCACTGTGAGGGATATTATACAGCAAGAGGCTGAATGGTCAGGCTACAACAATTGGGGCTTTCCTAACACATACGCCCAAATAGTTCTGACATTTCCGGCAAACGCAACCTATTACACATACGCCTTAAGACTGATTTTTGTAAACGCTTCAACATGCCCAGAAAACAGGGTGATAACCAACCTAACTCCAATAATCATCTCAAGCGACTGGAAGGCAAGCCTTAGGATTTTAACTGAAAATGGTACTAGCAGTGGGACACCGATAGCCGCTGAAACGTATGTAGGCAGCTTCAACTTCTTCAATTTCTCTGATGGAAAATGGCAACACCACTGGGCTCAATATAACTATACAAGCAGCGCTGGAGCTGGAATAATGTTTAACGATTTCAATAACAAAAACCTCTACCTCTTTGACAATTTTATAGGACAAAAAACTGGAACCTTAACCGTGACGACCACCCAAAGCGCCCAAAGAACACAATGGATTACTCCTATAACGGTTTACAGTAAATGTGGCGAATCTAGTGGAAATGTTGCTGCAAACTCCATAGATGGAAGCACCTCAACCTACTGGTGGCACGACTCAACATGTTATCACTGGATAATTTATGACCTAGGCGAGCCCATGAGTATTTCAAGGGTGAGAATTTACCAGATTGATAACGATTGGGGTGGCACAGCAGGCATAGAAGTCTACGTTAGTAATGACCCGCAAAATTGGGGTTCAGTGGTATGGACCGGACGAATTGAGGGCGATAATCGGTGGGTTAATAGTGGGCAGTTTCAAGCTCAGGGCAGATATTTAAAACTAGTTAGCGGAAGCAATTCTGCTTCTCAAAGGTTATACGAAGTACAAGTAGAAGTACAGCAAAAAAGCACAACTATTGAACTTTCTCCAATAAGACTTAGTCAAGTTTCGTTTAGTTCTCCGCTTGATGTCACGTGGTTTGGTGCTGTTGTTACAATTCAAAGCAATACGGACTTTATTTACAAGAATGGTGTTGGTTTGTGGGTTGTTGCTGAGCATCCTCCAAAAGTGGAGGTAATCGCCTAA
- a CDS encoding archaellin/type IV pilin N-terminal domain-containing protein, whose product MKTKTLLKSRRGISPILATLLLIVIAVAAIVVTYAWIMIYMHGAGQRAGVMIEIENVYFHNSKNVTVTVRNTGTSDTNLVSIYMGESMYNLQRIWEGSKPLAAKTYVTVEIALNQNWTSHKTYYFKAVAEGGQETPIEPYTAP is encoded by the coding sequence ATGAAAACCAAAACCCTCTTGAAATCTAGAAGGGGTATATCCCCAATCCTCGCAACCCTCCTGCTAATAGTAATAGCTGTAGCCGCCATAGTCGTAACATACGCATGGATAATGATATACATGCATGGCGCAGGACAGCGGGCAGGCGTAATGATTGAAATTGAAAACGTCTACTTCCACAATAGCAAAAATGTAACGGTTACCGTGAGGAATACAGGCACCTCAGACACCAACCTAGTTAGTATTTACATGGGCGAAAGCATGTACAACCTCCAAAGAATTTGGGAAGGAAGCAAACCTTTAGCCGCCAAAACATATGTAACAGTAGAAATAGCGTTAAACCAAAACTGGACATCGCATAAAACATACTACTTTAAGGCAGTGGCTGAAGGTGGACAGGAGACACCAATAGAGCCATATACAGCCCCATAA